The following are encoded in a window of Cyprinus carpio isolate SPL01 chromosome B18, ASM1834038v1, whole genome shotgun sequence genomic DNA:
- the LOC109070558 gene encoding glycine amidinotransferase, mitochondrial: protein MLRVRCLRGGSRGAEAAHLIGAVVGRAVSGWVSRTFRSTSSSAAALPLTADEPVTEHTPEDCPVCAHNEWDPLEEVIVGRAENACVPPFTVEVKANTYEKYWPFYQQYGGQTFPKDHVKKAVTEIEEMCNILQHEGVTVRRPEPIDWSVEYKTPDFTSTGMYAAMPRDILIVVGNEIIEAPMAWRARFFEYRAYRPLIKEYFRRGAKWTTAPKPTMSDELYDQDYPIRTVEDRHKLAAQGKFVTTEFEPCFDAADFIRAGTDIFVQRSQVTNFMGIEWMRRHLAPTYKIHIISFKDPNPMHIDATFNIIGPGLVLSNPDRPCRQIEMFKKAGWTVVTPPTPLIPDNHPLWMSSKWLSMNVLMLDEKRVLVDANETSIQKMFESLGIKSIKVSIRHANSLGGGFHCWTTDVRRRGTLQSYFL from the exons ATGCTGCGTGTGCGATGCCTGAGAGGAGGGAGCCGCGGAGCAGAAGCCGCTCATCTGATCGGAGCTGTG GTGGGTCGCGCGGTGTCGGGATGGGTGTCGCGCACGTTCCGCAGCACCTCGAGTTCCGCCGCCGCGCTCCCGCTCACCGCGGACGAGCCGGTAACTGAGCACACGCCCGAGGACTGCCCTGTGTGCGCACACAACGAGTGGGACCCGCTCGAGGAGGTGATCGTCGGGAGAGCCGAGAACGCCTGCGTCCCCCCGTTCACCGTGGAGGTCAAG GCCAACACCTATGAGAAATACTGGCCCTTCTACCAGCAGTACGGGGGACAGACATTCCCCAAGGACCACGTGAAGAAAGCAGTCACTGAAATCGAGGAAATGTGCAATATTCTGCAGCATGAGGGCGTTACAGTGAGACGACCGGAACCCATCGACTGGTCAGTGGAGTATAAAACCCCTGACTTCACCTCCACTG GCATGTATGCAGCGATGCCGAGAGATATCCTGATCGTGGTGGGGAACGAGATCATCGAGGCCCCGATGGCCTGGAGGGCCCGGTTCTTCGAGTACCGCGCGTATCGGCCCCTCATTAAGGAGTACTTCAGGCGAGGAGCCAAGTGGACCACTGCACCCAAACCCACCATGAGTGACGAGCTGTACGATCAG GATTACCCCATCCGCACCGTGGAGGACAGACATAAGCTAGCCGCTCAGGGGAAGTTTGTCACTACTGAGTTCGAGCCGTGTTTCGACGCTGCAGACTTCATCAGAGCTGGCACTGATATCTTTGTACAGAGGAGTCAG GTTACAAACTTCATGGGCATCGAGTGGATGAGACGTCACCTCGCCCCCACCTACAAGATCCACATCATCTCCTTCAAAGACCCCAACCCCATGCATATCGACGCCACCTTCAACATCATCGGCCCGGGGCTGGTGCTGTCCAACCCGGATCGGCCCTGCAGGCAG ATCGAGATGTTCAAGAAGGCCGGCTGGACTGTGGTGACTCCTCCAACTCCTCTTATTCCAGACA ATCATCCGCTGTGGATGTCATCCAAATGGCTCTCGATGAACGTGCTGATGCTGGATGAGAAGCGTGTGCTGGTGGACGCTAACGAGACGAGCATACAGAAGATGTTTGAAAGTCTCG GCATCAAGAGCATTAAAGTCAGCATCCGGCACGCTAACTCTCTGGGAGGAGGCTTTCACTGCTGGACGACGGACGTGCGCCGCCGCGGGACGCTCCAGTCCTACTTCCTCTAG